Proteins from a single region of Stappia sp. ES.058:
- a CDS encoding sarcosine oxidase subunit beta family protein: MTRFSFWELARKAVNAHQDWGHQWRKPDPKPEYDVIIIGAGGHGLATAYYLAKEHGITNVAVLEKGWLGGGNTGRNTTIVRSNYLWEESEGLYDHAMDLWQDLSQELNYNIMYSARGVMMLAHTVHDVQVFKRHVHANRLAGVQNEWLTPDEAKDYCPPLNISKNIRYPVMGAALQRKAGVARHDAVAWGYARGADKYGVDIIQNCAVTGIRRNADGSVSGVETSRGFIGAKKVGVVAAGHTSVVMDMAGVRMPLESNPLQALVSEPVKPCFPCVVMSNTVHAYLSQSDKGELVIGAGTDQYVSYSQTGGLQITTHTVDAICELFPMFRRMRMLRNWGGIVDVTPDRSPVIGKTPVSGLFVNCGWGTGGFKATPGSGHVFAHTIARDEPHPINAPFTLDRFRTGRLIDEAAAAAVAH; encoded by the coding sequence ATGACTCGTTTCTCGTTCTGGGAACTGGCCCGCAAGGCGGTGAACGCCCATCAGGACTGGGGCCACCAGTGGCGCAAGCCCGACCCGAAGCCCGAATATGACGTGATCATCATCGGTGCCGGTGGGCATGGCCTTGCGACCGCCTATTACCTTGCCAAGGAACACGGCATCACCAATGTGGCCGTGCTGGAAAAGGGCTGGCTCGGCGGCGGCAACACCGGGCGCAACACCACCATCGTGCGCTCCAACTACCTGTGGGAGGAGAGCGAGGGTCTCTACGACCACGCGATGGACCTGTGGCAGGACCTGTCGCAGGAACTAAATTACAACATCATGTATTCCGCGCGCGGCGTGATGATGCTGGCCCATACGGTGCACGACGTTCAGGTGTTCAAGCGCCACGTCCATGCCAACCGGCTTGCCGGCGTGCAGAACGAGTGGCTGACGCCGGACGAGGCCAAGGACTATTGTCCGCCGCTCAACATTTCTAAGAACATCCGCTATCCGGTCATGGGCGCGGCCCTCCAGCGCAAGGCGGGCGTCGCCCGTCACGACGCGGTCGCCTGGGGCTATGCGCGCGGTGCGGACAAATACGGTGTCGACATCATCCAGAATTGCGCCGTGACCGGCATCCGCCGCAACGCCGATGGCTCCGTTTCGGGCGTCGAGACGTCGCGCGGCTTCATCGGCGCGAAGAAAGTCGGCGTTGTCGCCGCCGGCCACACCAGCGTGGTGATGGACATGGCCGGCGTGCGCATGCCGCTTGAATCCAACCCGCTGCAGGCGCTGGTCTCCGAGCCGGTCAAGCCGTGCTTTCCCTGCGTGGTCATGTCCAACACGGTGCACGCCTATCTGTCGCAGTCCGACAAGGGCGAACTGGTGATCGGCGCCGGCACCGACCAGTATGTCTCCTACAGTCAGACGGGCGGCCTCCAGATCACCACGCACACGGTGGATGCCATTTGCGAGCTGTTTCCGATGTTCCGCCGCATGCGCATGCTGCGAAACTGGGGCGGCATCGTTGACGTCACCCCGGATCGCTCGCCGGTTATCGGCAAGACGCCGGTTTCGGGGCTTTTCGTCAACTGCGGCTGGGGTACGGGCGGCTTCAAGGCAACACCGGGATCGGGGCATGTCTTTGCGCATACGATCGCGCGCGACGAGCCGCATCCGATCAACGCACCCTTCACGCTGGACCGGTTCCGCACCGGCCGGTTGATCGACGAGGCGGCGGCTGCCGCCGTGGCACACTGA
- a CDS encoding DUF423 domain-containing protein, translating to MTTAGWAPCRPKAMPLVLAGLSGLIGVGMSAAATHSPAAALLDPAARMLLAHASLFLFLSLAGDLSPRVAGTAICWIAAVGLALFCGDLSARAVFGTRLFAFAAPLGGSLLILAWAGLAFAGVAALVQRNR from the coding sequence ATGACCACCGCGGGGTGGGCGCCTTGCCGGCCGAAGGCCATGCCGCTTGTGCTGGCGGGACTGTCCGGCCTGATCGGTGTGGGGATGTCGGCGGCGGCCACGCATTCTCCGGCTGCCGCGCTGCTCGATCCGGCCGCCCGGATGCTTCTCGCCCATGCGTCCCTGTTCCTGTTTCTCAGCCTTGCCGGAGATTTGTCTCCCCGCGTCGCAGGTACGGCGATCTGCTGGATCGCGGCTGTCGGTCTGGCGTTGTTTTGCGGCGATTTGAGTGCGCGCGCCGTCTTCGGGACGCGCCTTTTCGCATTCGCGGCACCGCTTGGCGGCAGCCTGCTGATTCTGGCCTGGGCGGGGCTCGCCTTTGCCGGTGTTGCCGCGCTGGTGCAGCGCAACAGGTGA
- a CDS encoding LL-diaminopimelate aminotransferase, producing MEEFYQTRRLPPYVFEQVNRLKAKARAGGADIIDLGMGNPDLPTPKHIVDKLTETVQNPKTHRYSSSKGIPGLRRAQAAYYERRFGVKLNPETQVVATLGSKEGFANMAQAISAPGDVVLVPNPSYPIHAFGFLMAGAVLRAIPSEPGPEVFHALERALVHSVPKPIAMILCYPANPTASVADIEFYRDVVAFAKKHDIFVLSDLAYSEIYFGETPPPSILEVPGANDVAVEFTSLSKTYSMPGWRMGFAVGNERLISALARVKSYLDYGAFTPIQVAATAALNGPDDCIVEARAIYRKRRDTLVEAFGRAGWEIPAPEASMFAWAPIPEKFRHLGSVEFAKLLIEHADVAVAPGLGFGEYGDGHVRIALVENEQRIRQAARGLRRFLETADKTLHNVIPIEVSG from the coding sequence ATGGAAGAATTTTATCAGACACGGCGCCTGCCACCCTATGTGTTCGAACAGGTGAACCGGCTCAAGGCCAAGGCGCGCGCCGGCGGTGCGGATATCATCGATCTCGGCATGGGCAATCCGGATCTACCAACGCCGAAGCACATTGTCGACAAGCTTACCGAGACGGTGCAGAACCCCAAGACGCACCGCTATTCCTCGTCCAAGGGGATCCCCGGCCTTCGCCGCGCGCAGGCCGCCTATTACGAACGCCGGTTTGGCGTGAAGCTGAACCCGGAAACCCAGGTCGTCGCCACGCTCGGCTCCAAGGAAGGCTTCGCCAACATGGCGCAGGCGATCTCCGCGCCGGGTGACGTCGTTCTGGTTCCCAATCCGAGCTACCCGATCCATGCCTTCGGCTTCCTGATGGCGGGCGCGGTGCTCAGAGCGATTCCCTCAGAGCCGGGCCCGGAGGTGTTTCACGCGCTGGAACGTGCGCTGGTTCACTCCGTGCCCAAGCCCATCGCCATGATCCTCTGCTATCCGGCGAATCCGACTGCTTCGGTCGCGGATATCGAGTTTTACCGGGATGTGGTGGCCTTCGCGAAGAAGCACGACATCTTCGTCCTCTCCGACCTTGCGTACTCGGAGATCTATTTCGGCGAAACGCCGCCGCCGTCCATTCTGGAAGTGCCGGGCGCGAATGATGTCGCCGTGGAATTCACCTCACTGTCGAAGACCTACTCGATGCCGGGCTGGCGCATGGGCTTTGCGGTCGGCAACGAACGGCTGATTTCGGCGCTTGCGCGGGTGAAGTCCTATCTCGACTACGGCGCCTTCACGCCGATCCAGGTGGCGGCCACGGCCGCGCTCAACGGACCGGACGATTGCATCGTCGAGGCGCGGGCGATTTACAGGAAACGCCGCGACACGCTGGTGGAAGCCTTCGGGCGCGCCGGCTGGGAAATTCCCGCGCCGGAAGCGAGCATGTTCGCCTGGGCGCCGATACCGGAAAAATTCCGCCATCTCGGTTCGGTGGAATTCGCCAAGCTTTTGATAGAGCATGCCGACGTTGCCGTTGCGCCCGGGCTTGGTTTCGGCGAATACGGCGACGGTCATGTGCGCATCGCACTGGTGGAAAACGAGCAACGCATTCGCCAGGCGGCCCGGGGGCTGCGGCGCTTCCTTGAAACCGCAGACAAAACGTTGCACAACGTGATCCCCATCGAGGTATCGGGGTAG
- the recJ gene encoding single-stranded-DNA-specific exonuclease RecJ, with protein MSTQFPSDRETRRQVLGVGHSAGDRVWRERLTAQQNATALAIAQRSGIPEIVARVLAARDVTIDGADAFLDPTIKALMPDPAVLRDLEAAAARVADAVQSGDTIAIFGDYDVDGATSSALLSRYLSALGIRNRIHIPDRIIEGYGPNGPAIRMLRKEGAGLLVCVDCGSTSFEAFEDARSVGLDVVVLDHHQVGEELPPTVALVNPNRQDDLSGLGHLAAVGVTFLFVVGLNRELRRRGMFRAQREPDLLALLDLAAVGTVCDVVPLKGLNRAFVRKGILALHSRANVGLAALCDVARVHGPPSPYHLGFLVGPRINAGGRIGDAALGARLLTTHDMDEARGIAETLDRLNGERQALEAIMLEEGDAQALVSVEASDPSVLLTGSDGWHPGVVGLVASRLKDRYRRPVFAIAYDVDGKGTGSGRSIPGVDLGAAVRKAVDEGILEKGGGHAMAAGLTVRRERLADLSDFLDDALAAQVGVARSENELKIDGALTASAASTALVHSLEQAGPFGAGHPEPVFALPSHRVSYADTVGKGHVRLTLADGGGGSLKAIAFKAADTPLGKLLLERRGDPFHVAGCLSLDTWQGRERVQFRVLDAADPRQSRM; from the coding sequence ATGAGTACCCAGTTCCCAAGCGACCGCGAAACGCGCCGGCAGGTTCTGGGGGTCGGGCACTCGGCCGGCGACCGCGTCTGGCGCGAGCGGCTGACCGCCCAGCAGAACGCCACGGCGCTCGCCATTGCGCAGCGCAGCGGCATTCCGGAGATCGTCGCCCGGGTGCTGGCCGCCCGGGACGTGACGATCGACGGCGCCGACGCTTTTCTCGATCCGACGATCAAGGCGCTGATGCCCGACCCGGCCGTCCTGCGGGACCTGGAAGCGGCGGCGGCAAGGGTCGCCGATGCTGTTCAGTCCGGCGATACGATCGCGATCTTCGGTGACTACGACGTTGACGGTGCGACATCCTCCGCGCTGCTGAGCCGGTATCTCTCCGCGCTCGGTATCCGCAATCGCATCCACATTCCCGACCGCATCATTGAAGGCTATGGACCGAACGGCCCCGCGATCCGCATGCTGCGGAAGGAGGGCGCCGGGCTTCTCGTCTGTGTCGATTGCGGCAGCACCTCCTTCGAGGCGTTCGAGGATGCCCGAAGCGTCGGACTGGATGTCGTGGTCCTCGATCACCATCAGGTCGGCGAAGAGCTTCCCCCGACCGTCGCGCTGGTCAATCCCAACCGCCAGGACGATCTCTCCGGCCTCGGCCATCTCGCGGCCGTCGGTGTCACGTTTCTCTTCGTGGTGGGGCTTAATCGCGAGTTGCGCCGCAGGGGGATGTTTCGCGCGCAACGCGAGCCCGATCTCCTTGCGTTGCTCGATCTTGCCGCGGTTGGCACGGTCTGCGACGTGGTTCCGCTGAAGGGCCTGAACCGAGCCTTCGTGCGCAAGGGCATTCTGGCACTTCATTCCCGCGCCAATGTCGGGCTTGCGGCGCTGTGCGATGTTGCGCGGGTGCATGGTCCGCCATCTCCCTATCATCTCGGCTTCCTGGTCGGGCCGCGCATTAATGCGGGCGGGCGCATTGGCGATGCCGCCCTTGGCGCACGCCTGTTGACCACGCACGACATGGACGAGGCGCGAGGTATTGCCGAAACGCTCGACCGGTTGAACGGAGAGCGGCAGGCGCTGGAAGCCATCATGCTGGAGGAGGGCGATGCCCAGGCGCTTGTCTCCGTCGAAGCGAGCGACCCGAGTGTTCTCTTGACCGGGTCCGACGGCTGGCACCCCGGTGTCGTCGGCCTGGTCGCCTCGCGGCTGAAGGACCGCTATCGCCGTCCCGTCTTCGCGATCGCCTATGACGTCGACGGCAAGGGTACCGGGTCGGGGCGCTCCATCCCCGGCGTCGATCTCGGTGCCGCGGTGCGCAAGGCGGTCGACGAGGGCATACTGGAAAAGGGGGGCGGACATGCCATGGCGGCCGGCCTGACCGTGCGGCGCGAGCGGCTCGCAGACCTTTCCGACTTTCTCGATGACGCGTTGGCGGCACAGGTCGGGGTCGCGCGTTCGGAAAACGAACTCAAGATCGACGGCGCTCTGACCGCGTCTGCCGCAAGCACAGCTCTCGTCCACTCCCTGGAGCAGGCGGGCCCCTTCGGCGCAGGGCATCCGGAACCGGTGTTCGCGCTGCCGAGCCACCGCGTGTCTTATGCCGATACGGTGGGCAAGGGCCATGTGCGGTTGACGCTTGCCGACGGCGGTGGCGGCAGCCTGAAGGCGATCGCCTTCAAGGCGGCGGACACGCCGCTTGGAAAGCTGCTCCTGGAGCGGCGCGGCGATCCTTTCCATGTCGCCGGCTGTCTTTCCCTCGACACCTGGCAGGGGCGGGAACGGGTTCAATTTCGCGTTCTCGACGCTGCCGATCCGCGCCAGAGCCGGATGTAG
- the glpX gene encoding class II fructose-bisphosphatase: MSTSDAAHSEVLDRILTLELARVTERAAVAAARLRGRGDEMSADQAAVDAMRRELNCLPIDGTVVIGEGERDEAPMLYIGETVGTGQGPAVDIALDPLEGTTICAKNLPNSLAVIALAPKGGLLNAPDSYMDKIAIGPGYPSGVVDLDAPVAENIQALAKAKGVPVGEITACVLDRPRHARLIENLRATGVSVRLIGDGDVAGIIHATDPDETGIDIYMGIGGAPEGVLAAAALRCIGGQMQGRLVITRDEQVDRAYKMGITDIKRKYTMEEMATGDVLFAATGVTDGNFLQGVRFGRDAVTTHTVVMRSTTGTVRYIKARHTQVEKFHLD, from the coding sequence ATGTCCACCTCCGACGCCGCGCATAGCGAAGTTCTCGATCGCATCCTGACCCTGGAACTGGCCCGCGTGACGGAACGCGCCGCCGTTGCCGCCGCGCGCCTGCGCGGACGCGGCGACGAAATGTCCGCCGACCAGGCCGCCGTCGATGCCATGCGCCGCGAACTCAACTGTCTGCCGATCGACGGAACGGTGGTCATCGGCGAAGGCGAGCGCGACGAGGCGCCGATGCTTTACATCGGCGAGACGGTCGGAACCGGGCAGGGGCCGGCGGTGGACATTGCGCTCGATCCGCTTGAGGGCACCACGATCTGCGCCAAGAACCTGCCCAACTCGCTTGCCGTGATTGCGCTCGCGCCCAAGGGCGGGCTCTTGAACGCGCCGGACAGCTACATGGACAAGATAGCCATCGGCCCGGGATACCCCTCCGGCGTTGTCGATCTCGACGCGCCGGTGGCGGAAAACATCCAGGCGCTGGCCAAGGCCAAGGGTGTGCCGGTTGGCGAGATCACCGCATGCGTGCTCGACCGCCCGCGCCACGCGCGCCTGATTGAGAACCTGCGTGCCACCGGCGTCTCGGTTCGCCTGATCGGCGACGGCGACGTCGCCGGCATCATTCATGCGACCGATCCGGACGAGACCGGCATCGACATCTACATGGGCATTGGCGGCGCGCCGGAAGGCGTGCTTGCCGCGGCCGCTCTGCGCTGCATCGGCGGCCAGATGCAGGGCCGGCTGGTGATCACCCGCGACGAGCAGGTGGACCGCGCCTACAAGATGGGCATCACCGACATCAAGCGCAAATACACGATGGAAGAGATGGCGACGGGCGACGTGCTCTTTGCAGCGACTGGCGTGACCGACGGCAATTTCCTGCAAGGCGTGCGCTTTGGCCGGGATGCGGTCACAACACATACCGTCGTGATGCGCTCCACCACCGGCACCGTGCGCTATATCAAGGCGCGTCACACGCAGGTCGAGAAATTCCACCTGGATTGA
- a CDS encoding homoserine dehydrogenase, with the protein MTTELRVGVAGLGTVGASLLHLLETRSSALAARCGRPVRVSAVSARDRTRDRGADLSAMAWFDDPVALATSSDIDVFVELIGGDSGPAEDSVRAALAAGKSVVTANKALLAKHGVALARLAEDNKVSLSYEAAVAGGIPVIKTMRESLAGNEIERVYGILNGTCNYILTRMEQDGLDFSDCLADAQRLGYAEADPTFDIEGNDTAHKLAILTSLAFGSQINSEKIYLEGISSITRADIEAASELGYRIKLLGVAQRTDSGIEQRVHPTMVPKASAIARIDGVLNAIAIDGDAVGEVVLVGPGAGGSATASAVLGDIVDVARGLSVPTLGMPAHELAPYQAARMRMHEGGYYIRLAVYDRSGAFAEIAQIMADEGISLESIVQRDRTRIHAEAETHGDAPQPVILTTYETTEAAVKRALGTITARNVVAGTPQMIRIEKLR; encoded by the coding sequence ATGACCACTGAACTGCGCGTCGGCGTCGCGGGCTTGGGGACGGTTGGCGCCTCCCTGTTGCACCTTCTGGAAACCAGATCGTCGGCATTGGCCGCGCGCTGCGGCCGCCCCGTGCGCGTCAGCGCGGTAAGCGCGCGTGATCGCACGCGCGATCGTGGCGCGGATCTGTCCGCCATGGCGTGGTTCGATGATCCGGTGGCGCTGGCGACGTCTTCCGACATCGATGTTTTCGTGGAACTGATCGGCGGCGACAGCGGCCCGGCGGAAGACAGCGTGCGCGCAGCCCTTGCCGCCGGCAAGTCGGTGGTCACCGCCAACAAAGCGCTTCTCGCCAAGCACGGCGTGGCGCTTGCCCGGCTTGCGGAAGACAACAAGGTCAGCCTGTCCTACGAGGCGGCGGTGGCCGGTGGCATTCCGGTGATCAAGACGATGCGCGAGTCCCTCGCCGGAAACGAGATCGAGCGCGTTTATGGCATTCTGAACGGCACCTGCAACTACATCCTGACCCGCATGGAGCAGGACGGTCTGGACTTTTCCGACTGTCTGGCCGATGCTCAGCGTCTGGGCTATGCGGAGGCCGACCCGACCTTTGACATCGAGGGCAACGACACAGCCCACAAGCTGGCGATCCTGACATCGCTGGCCTTCGGGTCGCAGATCAACAGCGAGAAGATCTATCTGGAGGGCATCTCCTCCATCACCCGCGCCGATATCGAGGCGGCGAGCGAGCTTGGCTATCGCATCAAGCTTCTCGGCGTCGCCCAGCGCACCGACAGCGGCATCGAGCAACGCGTGCACCCCACGATGGTGCCCAAGGCCTCGGCCATCGCGCGCATCGACGGGGTGCTGAATGCAATCGCGATCGACGGCGATGCCGTCGGCGAGGTGGTGCTTGTGGGACCTGGAGCCGGCGGCAGCGCAACGGCCTCCGCCGTTCTCGGCGACATCGTCGACGTGGCGCGCGGGCTGTCCGTGCCAACGCTCGGCATGCCGGCACATGAACTCGCCCCCTATCAGGCGGCGCGGATGCGCATGCACGAGGGTGGTTACTACATTCGCCTGGCGGTCTACGACCGATCCGGCGCCTTCGCGGAAATCGCGCAGATCATGGCGGACGAGGGCATTTCGCTTGAATCCATCGTGCAGCGCGACCGCACCCGCATCCACGCCGAGGCGGAGACGCATGGCGATGCGCCGCAGCCGGTCATTCTGACAACCTATGAAACCACGGAAGCCGCCGTGAAACGGGCGCTGGGGACAATCACCGCGAGGAATGTGGTGGCGGGTACGCCTCAGATGATCCGCATCGAAAAGCTCCGTTGA
- a CDS encoding sarcosine oxidase subunit delta → MLLISCPWCGVERPEIEFRYGGEAHIDRPGQPGNLTDEQWADFLYMRSNPKGLLAERWRHVHGCGRFFNAVRHTVSDRFFAVYKTGEPCPDLDTLRKEAGL, encoded by the coding sequence ATGCTGTTGATTTCCTGTCCATGGTGCGGCGTCGAACGCCCAGAGATCGAGTTCCGCTACGGCGGCGAGGCGCATATCGACCGTCCCGGTCAACCCGGCAATCTCACGGACGAGCAATGGGCCGATTTTCTCTACATGCGCAGCAACCCCAAGGGCCTGCTGGCGGAGCGCTGGCGTCACGTGCACGGCTGCGGTCGGTTCTTCAATGCTGTGCGGCATACGGTGAGCGACCGCTTCTTCGCCGTCTACAAGACAGGTGAGCCGTGCCCGGATCTCGACACGCTGCGTAAGGAGGCCGGCCTGTGA
- a CDS encoding nitrilase-related carbon-nitrogen hydrolase produces the protein MKMKSFRLALCAYNLCSGGASRDAFLAGIDARMARAKTDGARLLVLPEYLSEAFLAWKPDGLLPTQELGWMAAEARALLPHLNDLVAKHDISLLAGSMPWPAPDGADGHVNRAFALLADGREIVHDKLALTPFEMDPETWLLTPGAQVPLFEGVRMAMLICLDIEMPALSCLIARDAPDVLLVPSMTSSLAGYHRVFGCAKARAVELMGAVAVCGVVGAAPGTTQNDTNVSGAALYLPCEPSLGYTGIGGELQPVDGMAGDEPFLVVDVPVGEIRNLRAGGAEVWPGAWSAAGVSLRNARKDAR, from the coding sequence ATGAAAATGAAGTCCTTTCGCCTTGCGCTTTGCGCCTACAATCTTTGCTCCGGCGGCGCATCCCGCGATGCTTTTCTCGCTGGCATCGACGCGCGCATGGCCCGCGCAAAAACGGACGGCGCCCGTCTTCTCGTCCTGCCCGAATATCTGAGCGAGGCATTTCTTGCCTGGAAGCCGGACGGTCTTTTGCCGACGCAGGAACTCGGCTGGATGGCGGCGGAGGCGCGCGCACTCCTGCCGCACCTGAACGACCTGGTCGCGAAACACGATATTTCCCTGTTGGCCGGTTCGATGCCCTGGCCCGCGCCGGATGGCGCGGACGGCCACGTGAACCGGGCATTCGCATTGCTGGCGGATGGTCGTGAGATTGTTCACGACAAGCTTGCGCTGACCCCCTTTGAAATGGATCCCGAGACCTGGTTGTTGACGCCCGGCGCGCAGGTGCCGCTGTTCGAGGGCGTGCGCATGGCGATGCTGATCTGCCTCGATATCGAGATGCCTGCGCTCTCCTGCCTGATCGCGCGGGATGCGCCAGATGTGCTGCTGGTGCCGTCGATGACCTCAAGCCTTGCCGGGTATCATCGCGTGTTTGGGTGCGCGAAGGCGCGCGCGGTGGAACTGATGGGCGCGGTTGCCGTGTGTGGCGTCGTGGGCGCCGCTCCCGGCACGACGCAAAACGACACCAATGTCTCAGGTGCCGCGCTCTATCTGCCGTGCGAACCGAGCCTCGGCTACACCGGGATCGGCGGTGAGCTTCAGCCGGTCGACGGCATGGCCGGAGACGAGCCGTTTCTGGTTGTCGATGTGCCGGTCGGGGAAATCCGCAACCTGCGCGCTGGCGGGGCGGAGGTCTGGCCGGGCGCCTGGAGTGCGGCCGGCGTATCACTCCGGAATGCGCGAAAGGATGCGCGATGA